Proteins from a genomic interval of Beijerinckia indica subsp. indica ATCC 9039:
- the mdoH gene encoding glucans biosynthesis glucosyltransferase MdoH, giving the protein MDALNTFTDHAHLADQTLWQDLEAAEGKEAILSSPFAATPPEMPLTMPAQNLGRYDRSQRRSWQKNRPQFWVWLARLIVFGGGLALTAYGAWQMYQVVSLGGVTPLEWVLLVLFVANFSWIALAFTGSIVGFIWLFVRPPADTPTPKTLREKTVVVMPIYNEAPARVFGAMQAIFEDVEATGLGQAFDWFFLSDTTDPDIFIAEEQAFIAMRERLASKFGSAPRLYYRHRPKNTARKAGNIEDFVTRWGGLYAHMVVLDADSLMTGHAIVTLAATMEADPDSGIIQTLPLIVNRNTLFARLQQFAARIYGPVIAAGVAAWMGRDGNYWGHNAIIRIKAFAGHCGLPTLKGRPPFGGLILSHDFVEAALIRRAGYSVYMLPTLDGSYEESPPSLIDLSARDRRWCQGNLQHLRVIGSAGFHLASRQHFATGIMAYVASPLWMAQLIIGIILVIQASYIRPEYFTNQFTLFPTWPVFDAKRSLELFTLTMAILLAPKFLGLILALTQGKTRRGSGGALPLLISTFFEIIFSALLAPIMMLIQTGHVMHFAFGFDTGWDPQRRDDGSIPFKAIVRRHRSHVVMGVVTLIAGYMISPSLIAWMSPTIVGLLLAIVLSWSTGLLGLGLALRRVGLLLTPEEHDKPKVVERGNVLGEELAAASGHVSNALTVVHNDARFRAFHSAFLSLGPKRPRGQITPEWALAQAKLGEAASLEEAVKWLQPKERLAAVQDPTLIARVAELPKKT; this is encoded by the coding sequence ATGGACGCCCTGAACACATTCACCGACCACGCTCATCTGGCCGATCAAACGTTGTGGCAAGATCTCGAGGCTGCCGAGGGAAAAGAGGCGATCCTTTCTTCTCCCTTCGCGGCAACGCCGCCAGAGATGCCCCTCACCATGCCGGCACAAAACCTTGGTCGCTATGATCGGTCTCAACGCCGTTCCTGGCAAAAGAACCGGCCCCAGTTCTGGGTTTGGCTCGCGCGCCTCATCGTTTTCGGCGGCGGCCTTGCCTTAACCGCCTATGGCGCCTGGCAAATGTATCAAGTGGTGAGCCTCGGCGGCGTGACGCCGCTGGAATGGGTCCTGCTCGTTCTGTTCGTCGCCAATTTCTCTTGGATTGCGCTCGCCTTCACCGGGAGCATCGTCGGCTTTATCTGGCTCTTCGTGCGTCCGCCGGCCGATACGCCGACGCCAAAAACGTTGCGTGAAAAGACCGTCGTCGTGATGCCGATCTACAATGAGGCACCGGCCCGTGTTTTCGGCGCCATGCAAGCAATTTTCGAGGATGTCGAAGCCACCGGGCTGGGTCAGGCCTTCGACTGGTTCTTCCTGTCAGATACGACCGACCCCGATATTTTCATCGCCGAAGAACAGGCTTTCATCGCTATGCGCGAGCGGCTTGCGTCGAAATTCGGGTCAGCGCCGCGCCTCTATTATCGCCACCGCCCCAAGAATACAGCCCGCAAGGCCGGTAATATCGAGGATTTCGTCACCCGGTGGGGTGGCCTATACGCGCATATGGTGGTGCTTGACGCCGATAGCCTGATGACCGGCCATGCCATCGTCACACTTGCCGCGACAATGGAGGCCGACCCCGATTCCGGGATCATCCAGACACTGCCCTTGATCGTCAATCGCAACACGTTGTTCGCCCGTTTGCAGCAATTTGCCGCGCGTATCTATGGTCCCGTCATCGCTGCCGGCGTCGCCGCCTGGATGGGGCGCGACGGCAATTATTGGGGCCATAATGCGATCATTCGCATCAAAGCCTTTGCCGGTCATTGCGGCCTGCCGACACTCAAGGGCCGCCCGCCTTTCGGCGGCTTGATCCTCAGCCATGATTTCGTCGAGGCGGCCCTGATCCGCAGGGCCGGCTACAGCGTCTATATGCTGCCTACCCTCGACGGCAGCTACGAAGAATCCCCGCCGTCCCTCATCGATCTTTCGGCCCGCGACCGGCGCTGGTGCCAGGGCAATCTGCAACATCTGCGGGTGATCGGTTCGGCCGGCTTCCATCTCGCCTCGCGTCAGCATTTCGCAACCGGCATCATGGCTTATGTCGCCTCGCCTTTATGGATGGCGCAATTGATCATCGGTATCATTCTGGTGATTCAAGCGAGTTACATTCGGCCGGAATATTTCACCAACCAGTTCACTCTCTTTCCAACATGGCCTGTGTTTGATGCGAAACGGTCGCTCGAACTCTTCACATTGACCATGGCGATCCTGCTCGCCCCGAAATTTCTCGGCCTGATCCTCGCCTTGACACAAGGCAAAACCCGGCGTGGCAGCGGTGGCGCCCTGCCTCTCCTGATCTCCACGTTCTTCGAGATCATCTTCTCGGCTTTGCTCGCACCGATCATGATGCTGATCCAGACCGGCCATGTCATGCATTTCGCGTTCGGCTTTGATACAGGCTGGGATCCGCAGAGACGCGACGATGGCTCGATCCCCTTCAAGGCAATCGTGCGCCGGCATCGGTCCCATGTCGTCATGGGCGTGGTAACGCTGATCGCAGGCTATATGATCTCCCCTTCACTCATCGCCTGGATGTCACCGACCATTGTCGGTCTGTTATTGGCGATTGTCCTGTCATGGAGCACGGGCCTGCTCGGTCTTGGTCTTGCTCTCCGCCGTGTGGGTCTTCTCCTCACGCCTGAAGAACATGACAAGCCTAAGGTCGTCGAACGCGGCAATGTGCTTGGCGAAGAGCTTGCGGCGGCTTCAGGGCACGTTTCCAATGCCTTGACGGTGGTCCATAACGATGCGCGATTCCGTGCTTTCCATTCAGCCTTCCTCTCGTTGGGACCGAAACGCCCCCGAGGGCAGATCACGCCCGAATGGGCGCTCGCCCAAGCCAAACTTGGAGAAGCGGCTTCTCTTGAAGAGGCAGTGAAATGGCTGCAGCCGAAGGAGCGTCTGGCGGCGGTGCAGGATCCGACACTCATTGCCCGTGTGGCCGAATTACCGAAAAAGACATAG
- a CDS encoding glucan biosynthesis protein has protein sequence MIERRDFLKFTLGGVAMGQLAPGLGRDGKNTSPFTLASSANAEEATTPAPKSPSSGFTLGEAKPFEPANVTEAARALARQAYKPLRQPLPDVFAALSHDQYGTIYAKPGTALWAGDNLGFAIEPLHRGFIFSDPMEINIVEHGAARRLVYDQAQFAFGKLAVPNAMGDIGFSGFRILVPQDAQNFGALATFQGASFFHAIARGQSEGVTARALSIKTADPRGEEFPAIRAIWIETPTLAENALTLHALIDSESVAGAYRFTLHPSEATIIDTECTLFARTNVDRFGLATMTGAHLLAPVDQRHMDDLRPQVSEVGGLAMLSGRGEWLWRPVANRETLQISVFTDEKPHGFGFLQRDRAFDAFQDDFQHWETRPSLWIEPIGEWAAGALQLIEIPSDAEINDNILAFWQPRQALAPGSETSFAYRQFWCWTPPVSPPLAITTASRQGHGSAARRRRFLVQFTGPGLADPQKIKDVKPNLTATPGTILDMRTFALPERQSYRIVFELDPGTETTSEMRLVLEVAGVPISETWLYRWTP, from the coding sequence ATGATTGAACGCAGGGATTTCCTGAAATTCACCCTTGGCGGCGTCGCCATGGGACAATTGGCTCCAGGCCTCGGCCGAGACGGGAAGAATACTTCACCTTTTACTCTCGCCAGCAGCGCCAACGCCGAGGAAGCGACAACACCAGCTCCCAAAAGCCCATCCTCCGGCTTTACCCTCGGCGAGGCCAAGCCCTTCGAGCCCGCCAATGTCACGGAGGCCGCCCGCGCGCTTGCCCGTCAAGCCTATAAGCCGCTCCGTCAGCCGCTGCCGGATGTTTTCGCTGCGCTCAGCCATGATCAATACGGCACCATCTATGCGAAGCCGGGCACGGCCCTTTGGGCGGGAGACAATCTCGGCTTCGCGATCGAGCCTCTGCATCGCGGCTTTATCTTCTCCGACCCCATGGAGATCAATATTGTCGAGCATGGCGCCGCACGCCGCCTCGTCTATGATCAGGCTCAATTCGCCTTTGGCAAACTCGCCGTGCCGAACGCGATGGGAGATATTGGTTTTTCCGGGTTTCGGATCTTGGTGCCGCAAGATGCCCAGAATTTCGGGGCGCTCGCGACCTTTCAAGGCGCCAGTTTTTTCCATGCGATAGCCCGCGGGCAGAGCGAGGGCGTGACCGCGCGAGCCCTATCGATCAAAACCGCCGATCCGCGCGGCGAGGAATTTCCGGCGATCCGCGCCATCTGGATCGAAACCCCGACCCTCGCCGAAAATGCCCTGACGCTCCATGCCCTGATCGATTCAGAAAGCGTTGCCGGCGCCTATCGCTTCACCCTGCATCCCAGTGAAGCGACGATCATCGATACGGAATGCACGCTTTTTGCCCGTACGAATGTCGACCGTTTCGGCCTTGCCACCATGACCGGTGCGCATCTTCTCGCGCCCGTCGACCAACGCCATATGGACGATCTGCGACCACAAGTCAGCGAAGTCGGCGGCCTTGCGATGCTGTCCGGCCGAGGCGAATGGCTGTGGCGGCCCGTGGCCAATCGCGAAACCTTGCAGATTTCCGTATTCACGGACGAAAAACCGCATGGTTTTGGTTTTTTGCAGCGCGACCGTGCTTTTGACGCTTTTCAGGATGATTTTCAGCATTGGGAAACACGCCCCTCCCTGTGGATCGAACCGATCGGCGAATGGGCTGCCGGCGCCCTGCAATTGATCGAAATCCCCTCGGATGCCGAGATTAACGACAACATCCTTGCCTTTTGGCAGCCGCGTCAGGCCTTGGCACCGGGCAGCGAGACCTCCTTCGCCTACCGGCAATTCTGGTGCTGGACTCCCCCCGTCAGTCCTCCCCTGGCGATCACCACGGCTTCGCGTCAAGGGCATGGCTCAGCGGCGCGGCGGCGCCGTTTCCTTGTCCAGTTCACAGGCCCCGGCCTCGCCGATCCGCAAAAGATCAAGGACGTGAAACCAAATCTGACCGCCACGCCGGGCACGATCCTCGACATGCGCACATTCGCGCTGCCCGAACGGCAATCCTATCGCATTGTCTTCGAACTGGATCCCGGCACTGAAACCACTTCGGAAATGCGCCTCGTGCTTGAGGTTGCGGGAGTTCCGATCAGCGAGACCTGGCTTTACCGATGGACGCCCTGA
- a CDS encoding cytochrome P450: protein MTKDSPGIAVNHESTLHFLRKIISNPLQTIPPEAFHEPLVYSDIGGKPRIYLSDPAIIQDVFINKADFIVKGTMVQRILGPALGNGLLTTDEGSNWRRQRQSIGPEFQHARLLDFQAEMIKAAERTRDRWSALGSQAQIDLRHEMMLTTFDVIGETMLSGRQEMDVFAIEQDIATYLKAAGWLMALEIMHAPAWTPFPGRRRSMAAARSMRQAVVAMVARRRKENSRRDDLVSRLLATQDLESGKSMSDEEITDNLLTFIAAGHETTAQGLSWTFYLLSQHPEIETKVIKEIENVTKGQALRPDHIAQLVYTRQVFSEAIRLYPPVPLFTRKVVKNFTLGDFTIPADAILITPIFAVHRHTSLWDQPDQFIPERFDPEQVKARHRFSFLPFGAGPRTCIGNAFAMMEAVAILAVLLPVFHLVYRSRQAPVPTLQVTLQPKHKLYIQVHGR, encoded by the coding sequence ATGACAAAAGATAGCCCGGGCATTGCCGTAAACCATGAGTCTACACTGCATTTCCTTAGGAAAATTATCTCAAATCCTCTTCAAACGATCCCGCCAGAAGCATTTCATGAGCCACTCGTTTATTCGGATATTGGAGGTAAGCCGAGAATTTATCTGAGCGATCCGGCCATCATCCAGGATGTTTTCATCAACAAGGCCGATTTCATCGTCAAAGGCACAATGGTCCAACGCATTCTTGGGCCGGCATTGGGAAATGGACTGCTGACAACGGATGAAGGCTCGAATTGGCGCCGGCAACGGCAATCCATCGGGCCCGAATTTCAGCATGCACGCCTTCTGGATTTTCAGGCTGAAATGATCAAGGCAGCCGAGCGAACACGAGACAGATGGTCGGCTTTAGGGTCTCAGGCCCAGATCGATCTGCGTCACGAAATGATGTTGACGACATTCGATGTCATAGGCGAAACGATGTTGTCCGGTCGTCAGGAGATGGATGTCTTCGCCATCGAGCAGGATATCGCCACTTATCTGAAAGCGGCCGGATGGCTCATGGCTCTTGAGATCATGCATGCGCCAGCGTGGACGCCATTCCCGGGTCGTCGCCGGAGCATGGCCGCGGCCAGGTCCATGCGACAAGCCGTCGTCGCCATGGTTGCCAGACGTCGCAAAGAGAACAGCCGGCGCGACGATCTCGTCTCTCGTCTCTTGGCGACACAAGATCTTGAAAGCGGTAAATCGATGAGCGACGAGGAGATTACGGACAATCTCCTGACCTTCATCGCCGCCGGCCATGAAACAACGGCGCAAGGACTCAGCTGGACCTTTTATCTTTTGTCACAGCACCCAGAAATCGAAACCAAAGTCATTAAGGAAATTGAGAATGTGACAAAAGGGCAAGCGCTTCGGCCGGACCATATTGCTCAGCTTGTTTATACACGGCAGGTCTTTTCCGAAGCGATCCGTCTTTATCCGCCCGTTCCTCTCTTCACGCGGAAAGTCGTCAAGAATTTCACTCTCGGGGATTTCACCATCCCTGCCGACGCGATACTCATCACCCCAATTTTTGCCGTGCACCGACATACAAGCTTATGGGATCAACCTGACCAATTTATTCCCGAGCGCTTCGATCCGGAGCAAGTCAAAGCGCGGCATCGCTTCAGTTTTCTGCCCTTCGGAGCCGGTCCCCGAACATGTATCGGAAATGCCTTCGCAATGATGGAAGCCGTAGCGATTTTAGCCGTTTTACTGCCGGTCTTTCATTTGGTTTACCGGTCGAGACAAGCGCCAGTTCCGACTCTGCAAGTCACTTTGCAGCCAAAACATAAACTGTATATTCAAGTCCACGGACGGTGA
- the glmS gene encoding glutamine--fructose-6-phosphate transaminase (isomerizing), with protein sequence MCGIVGILGQGPVAPSLVEALKRLEYRGYDSAGIATLENGRLERLRAEGKLKNLAQKLASHPLSGTSGIGHTRWATHGKPTENNAHPHASDKVALVHNGIIENFRELRAELKAKGHVFSTDTDSEVVAHLVSEAMREGLKPVDAVAASLPRLRGAFALAFLFEDEPDLLIGARRGSPLAVGFGTEEEPGIYLGSDALALAPFTDTITYLEDGDSVVLTRSRATFFDAGNQIVERRKIKTQAGAFLIDKGNYRHFMAKEIHEQPEVVGLALGHYLDFSAGRVALPFALPVNPASIDRLTICGCGTAYMAGLVAKYWFERFAGIEVNVELASEFRYAEPPLKADGLTLFISQSGETADVLASLRYAKARGQKTMGVVNVETSTLARECDLAVPIRAGTEIGVASTKAFTCQLAVLASLALAFGRERQAISDETEARLVGELMAVPGLMAEALRKDSLVEQIARDLSHAHDVLYLGRGTAYPLALEGALKLKELSYIHAEGYAAGELKHGPIALIDETMPVIVIAPPSPVLEKTISNMEEVAARGGKLILIGEAGLARDVADEVKRSLVLSPMAPDFAAMVYAIPVQLLAYHTAVVMGKDADQPRNLAKSVTVE encoded by the coding sequence ATGTGCGGCATCGTCGGTATCCTTGGCCAGGGTCCTGTTGCTCCGTCCCTGGTTGAGGCGCTGAAGCGGCTTGAATATCGCGGTTACGATTCGGCCGGCATAGCGACGCTCGAGAATGGCAGGCTCGAACGGCTGCGGGCCGAGGGCAAGCTCAAGAATCTGGCACAAAAGCTCGCCTCGCATCCACTTTCTGGCACCAGCGGCATTGGCCATACGCGCTGGGCGACCCATGGCAAGCCGACCGAGAATAATGCGCATCCCCATGCCAGCGATAAAGTCGCGTTGGTGCATAATGGCATTATCGAGAATTTTCGCGAGCTGCGCGCGGAGCTCAAGGCGAAGGGCCATGTTTTTTCGACGGATACGGATTCTGAAGTCGTCGCGCATCTCGTCAGTGAAGCCATGCGAGAAGGGCTGAAGCCTGTCGATGCGGTCGCTGCGAGCCTGCCGCGTCTCAGAGGGGCTTTCGCGCTCGCCTTTCTGTTCGAGGATGAACCTGATCTTCTGATCGGTGCGCGGCGAGGTTCGCCGCTCGCGGTCGGTTTTGGGACGGAGGAAGAGCCAGGGATCTATCTCGGCTCCGATGCCCTGGCGCTCGCGCCCTTCACCGATACTATTACCTACCTCGAAGATGGCGACAGCGTTGTCCTGACCCGTTCCAGAGCGACCTTTTTCGACGCGGGTAACCAGATCGTGGAGCGTCGCAAAATCAAGACGCAGGCCGGAGCCTTTCTCATCGACAAGGGCAATTATCGGCATTTCATGGCCAAGGAGATCCACGAACAGCCGGAAGTCGTCGGCCTCGCCCTGGGGCACTATCTCGATTTCTCCGCGGGCCGTGTCGCCCTACCGTTTGCGTTGCCGGTTAATCCTGCCTCGATCGACCGCTTGACGATTTGCGGTTGCGGCACGGCCTATATGGCTGGGCTGGTCGCGAAATATTGGTTCGAGCGCTTTGCGGGGATTGAGGTCAATGTCGAATTGGCCTCGGAATTTCGCTATGCCGAACCTCCTTTGAAGGCGGATGGCCTTACACTTTTCATTTCGCAATCGGGCGAGACGGCGGATGTCCTGGCTTCCCTCCGTTATGCCAAGGCGCGTGGGCAAAAAACAATGGGCGTCGTGAATGTGGAAACATCCACGCTTGCGCGCGAATGTGACCTCGCCGTACCCATTCGCGCCGGCACCGAGATCGGGGTTGCTTCGACCAAGGCTTTTACCTGTCAGCTTGCTGTGCTCGCCAGTCTCGCACTCGCTTTTGGGCGAGAGCGACAGGCCATTAGTGATGAGACAGAGGCAAGGCTTGTCGGTGAACTGATGGCGGTACCAGGGCTCATGGCCGAGGCTTTGCGCAAAGACTCCCTGGTCGAGCAGATCGCTCGTGATCTCAGCCATGCGCATGATGTGCTCTATCTCGGGCGTGGCACGGCCTATCCTTTGGCGCTCGAAGGCGCGCTCAAGCTCAAAGAACTTTCTTATATTCACGCGGAAGGCTATGCGGCCGGCGAATTGAAACATGGTCCAATCGCTTTGATCGATGAAACAATGCCGGTGATTGTTATCGCTCCGCCGAGCCCGGTGCTTGAAAAGACGATTTCCAACATGGAGGAAGTCGCGGCGCGTGGCGGCAAGCTCATCCTGATCGGAGAAGCCGGGCTTGCGCGGGATGTCGCCGATGAAGTCAAGCGCTCGCTCGTTCTGTCGCCAATGGCACCAGACTTTGCTGCCATGGTCTATGCCATACCCGTCCAATTGCTTGCCTATCATACGGCGGTGGTCATGGGGAAGGATGCCGACCAGCCTCGCAATCTCGCCA
- a CDS encoding potassium channel family protein, which translates to MSSSFETRLYHLRKRYGDPILTLLTVLLLLLLFVAAPLQTPGRLVFEIFGTVLVLLMIVGVLVMSGSMIAVLLMSIAFCMNAVAIISRLHKPSVIDLHLVAGAWMMIALTYGFVVARAVFAPGRVTYHRIVGAVLFYLLIGVVFMAAFVIVSLLFPGAISGIALEDSPLLASNLIYFSFVTLTTTGYGDIVPIHPLARSLCNLEAIIGQLYPATLLARLVTLELEGRR; encoded by the coding sequence ATGAGCTCCAGCTTTGAAACGCGGCTCTATCATTTGCGGAAGCGATACGGCGATCCGATCCTGACTTTGCTGACTGTTCTCCTGCTGCTTTTATTGTTCGTTGCTGCTCCGCTCCAGACTCCTGGGCGCCTCGTCTTCGAGATATTTGGAACTGTTCTTGTCTTGCTGATGATAGTCGGCGTGCTGGTTATGTCTGGCAGCATGATAGCCGTTCTCTTAATGTCGATCGCGTTCTGTATGAACGCCGTGGCTATTATCTCGCGTCTGCATAAGCCATCAGTGATTGATCTCCACCTGGTCGCCGGCGCGTGGATGATGATTGCGTTGACATATGGCTTCGTTGTCGCTCGCGCTGTGTTCGCACCAGGTCGCGTGACCTATCATCGCATTGTTGGCGCCGTTCTTTTCTATCTTCTGATCGGTGTCGTCTTCATGGCCGCGTTCGTTATCGTCAGCCTTCTGTTTCCAGGAGCGATATCGGGGATTGCGTTGGAAGACAGTCCGCTGCTCGCCAGCAATTTGATCTATTTCAGCTTCGTTACGCTGACCACGACCGGCTATGGGGATATTGTTCCAATCCATCCTCTGGCTCGGAGCCTCTGCAATTTGGAAGCGATTATCGGTCAGCTTTATCCTGCGACCTTGCTCGCAAGATTAGTGACCCTCGAGCTCGAGGGTCGACGTTAG
- a CDS encoding DUF2306 domain-containing protein, producing MTTSAPFEREDGLTLKFTGWIVGGITWVSAAIFGLYIIAFYGGAVQIGQPERWNEHLPALFDPASPSTVIAIGVHFVAGTILLLAGPVQLIPHIRNTYPAIHRWLGRTYVGAGFISGLGGLAFILMRGTIGGLPMNIGFGLYGALMILASVETYRHAAARRLEQHRAWAIRLFALAIGSWLYRMEYGLWFALTDPIGHTKTFDGWFDIVMSFFFYVPNLIVAELLIRGRNIQTNTMWHLFCTGILTLSTVFVAIGTYFFTTQFWGPQILAWLRTQ from the coding sequence ATGACCACTTCGGCTCCGTTTGAACGGGAAGATGGGCTGACACTCAAATTTACCGGCTGGATAGTGGGTGGCATTACCTGGGTGAGCGCGGCCATTTTCGGCCTTTATATCATCGCTTTCTATGGCGGTGCCGTACAGATTGGCCAGCCGGAACGCTGGAACGAACATCTCCCCGCGCTTTTTGACCCGGCTTCTCCAAGCACGGTCATCGCGATTGGAGTTCATTTCGTAGCAGGCACGATCCTTCTGCTGGCAGGCCCGGTGCAATTGATCCCGCACATTCGCAATACTTATCCTGCGATTCACCGTTGGCTTGGCCGCACCTATGTGGGTGCCGGTTTTATCTCTGGCCTTGGTGGCTTGGCTTTTATCCTGATGCGGGGCACGATCGGCGGCCTCCCCATGAATATCGGCTTCGGCCTGTATGGAGCCCTCATGATACTGGCTTCTGTCGAGACCTATCGCCACGCAGCCGCACGTCGATTAGAGCAACACAGGGCCTGGGCAATCCGGTTGTTCGCACTAGCCATCGGTTCCTGGCTCTACCGCATGGAATATGGTCTTTGGTTCGCACTCACCGATCCTATAGGGCATACCAAGACATTCGACGGGTGGTTCGACATAGTGATGTCGTTCTTCTTCTACGTGCCAAACCTTATCGTTGCGGAGCTTCTTATTCGTGGCCGCAATATTCAGACCAATACAATGTGGCACCTCTTCTGCACCGGAATTTTGACTTTATCGACAGTCTTCGTGGCGATTGGAACCTATTTTTTCACAACTCAGTTCTGGGGTCCTCAAATTTTAGCCTGGCTAAGAACACAATAG
- the glmU gene encoding bifunctional UDP-N-acetylglucosamine diphosphorylase/glucosamine-1-phosphate N-acetyltransferase GlmU: MTEQTAKSGRRCLAVVLAAGLGSRMKSAQPKVLHALAGRSMLAHVLATLREADVSDIVVVVGPDQEGVAQEAAAMIPHATIAIQAERLGTAHAVLAARKSLEKGFDDLLVVFADTPLVSAETFIAMRAVLAETKAAALVLGFEAADPTGYGRLILEQGQLIAIREERDADPSERALTLCNGGLMALAGEQALGLLDRIGKANAQGEYYLTDIVALARDTGQEAEVLIVPEDEVMGVNDRVQLARAESLLQDRLREKAMRAGATLIDPASIFLSFDTQLDRDVIVEPHVVFGPGVTIGEGARIRAFSHLEEARVGAGAIIGPFARLRPGADLAEAVHIGNFVEIKATKVGAGAKINHLSYIGDASIGAKTNIGAGTITCNYDGFGKFKTEIGAGAFIGSQTALVAPVKVGDGAYVGTGSVITHDVPEDALAIARERQIDKPGWAKAFREKYRK, encoded by the coding sequence TTGACCGAGCAAACCGCCAAATCGGGGCGCCGCTGTCTTGCCGTCGTCTTGGCCGCGGGACTCGGATCGCGGATGAAATCGGCACAGCCGAAAGTCCTGCATGCCCTGGCTGGACGCTCCATGCTGGCGCATGTGCTCGCGACCCTGCGGGAAGCCGATGTCAGCGACATTGTCGTGGTCGTTGGACCGGATCAGGAAGGCGTCGCTCAGGAAGCCGCCGCGATGATCCCTCATGCCACGATCGCCATTCAGGCCGAACGTCTCGGCACGGCGCATGCCGTCCTGGCGGCGCGTAAAAGCCTGGAGAAAGGATTCGATGATCTGCTGGTCGTCTTTGCTGACACGCCCTTGGTGAGCGCGGAAACCTTCATCGCCATGCGCGCGGTGCTGGCTGAGACAAAAGCCGCAGCCCTGGTGCTCGGGTTTGAGGCGGCCGATCCGACAGGCTATGGCCGTCTCATTCTCGAACAAGGTCAATTGATTGCCATTCGGGAGGAACGCGATGCCGATCCATCGGAACGCGCGCTCACTTTATGCAATGGCGGTCTGATGGCGCTTGCGGGGGAGCAGGCTTTGGGCCTCTTGGATCGAATCGGCAAGGCTAATGCGCAGGGGGAATATTATCTCACGGATATCGTGGCCCTGGCGCGCGATACCGGGCAAGAGGCTGAGGTCCTGATCGTGCCCGAGGATGAAGTGATGGGCGTCAACGACAGGGTTCAACTGGCGCGGGCCGAAAGCCTTTTGCAGGACCGTTTGCGTGAGAAAGCCATGCGCGCAGGAGCGACGCTCATCGATCCGGCCAGCATCTTCCTGAGTTTCGATACGCAACTCGACCGTGATGTCATCGTCGAGCCGCATGTGGTTTTCGGTCCGGGTGTCACCATTGGCGAGGGCGCGCGCATCAGGGCTTTCTCGCATCTTGAGGAAGCGAGGGTCGGGGCAGGGGCTATCATCGGACCCTTCGCGCGGCTGCGGCCAGGCGCGGATTTGGCCGAGGCCGTTCACATCGGCAATTTCGTGGAGATCAAGGCCACCAAGGTCGGGGCAGGGGCCAAGATCAACCATCTTTCCTATATAGGGGATGCGAGTATCGGCGCGAAAACCAATATTGGAGCTGGCACGATTACTTGTAATTACGATGGTTTCGGTAAATTCAAGACTGAGATCGGGGCTGGAGCCTTCATAGGCTCCCAGACTGCGCTGGTCGCGCCCGTCAAGGTGGGCGACGGCGCCTATGTCGGGACGGGCTCGGTCATTACCCATGATGTCCCGGAAGATGCACTCGCCATTGCGCGGGAAAGGCAGATCGACAAGCCCGGTTGGGCTAAGGCCTTTCGTGAGAAATATAGAAAATGA